GAATCATCAGTAGCATCAGGGCCGCCAGCACGCGGAGCGTTGCATTGACCGCCACCAAAGCCGCCGCGCCGAATCGCTCTCGTTGTTCGGGAGGACGCTCCAACGTGTCGGCCAGGCTCTGGCCCAGCTCGTAAACGTGGTACGAAGCCCACTGAAAGAGCCAGGGAATGTTGACCCAGCGGGTTCCTTCGGGAACGGCGTACGAGAACGGTTCGGTCGTGATGGGACCGCCGGTCTGGTCAATCAACTGACCGACCCGCAAGTGGCTCCAGAGCACGGAGTTATCAATAATGGTCGCCGAGGCGACGAAACACAGTAAGAGCGCGAAGCCGGCCACGAACAGGTCGTAGTAGGCGTTCCACTCCTGGACACGCTGGGGAGTCATCGGCTCGGGAGGCGGGGTCGAGGCTTCGGCCACGGCGGCTTCGGTCCCGGCCTCCGGCTCCGGTTCTCCCGGTGCTCCGGCGGTTCGGTCGGACGGCTTCGGTGTCTTCATCTCGGGATGAGCAAATGAGTTCGGAAAATGGAGGCGGACCGAGATCCCGGACCGCTTTTGAGATGCATCTTATGCTAGGTCGCGCCCCCGAGCCCGGTCAAGGGGGCGGAACCTTCCCGGCATCGATCCGAAGGGGGTCACGGCGGGCCTTCACCCTCGGCGAACGATCGGCTCCTCGAACGCGTTCGGGAGTCTCGTCCGTCCGTCCTTTTTTTTCTCAATCGGGGAGTCTCGTTCATGGCTGCCGCTGCCTCGAAACCACATCCCGCGGCCATTCTGATCGAAAACGGCGCCCCCCTGGTCGGTGTGCTGTTCTTCGGCTGGTCGGTCGCGCCGGTGATGGTGGTTTACTGGATCGAGAACGGTCTGCGAGGGCTCGAAACCGCCGTCCGAATGCTGTTGGCGTCTGGTCCGGTCACCTCGATGACCGGCTTGCTGCCCGGCCTCCTTCAGCACCGGCTGGAGAGCATCGCCCGGCAGGCCCGCGCCGCGAACCCCGAGGGTGACGCCTCCCTCTCGCCCGCCGAGCCCGCCGAGCCCGCCGAGCCCGTCTCAAGACCACCAATCGCCTCGCTCCCGGCGATTGGACTGGCTGGGCGGGTCGGCATGGTGCTGTTCTTCCTCGTCCATTACGGCCTGTTCTGGGTGGTGCATGGGGTCTTCGTGTTCGTCCTGTTCGTCAATTGGGGACCGGCGGGAGGCTTCGGCGGATTCTCCGGCATGGGGGGCGGAGCCGCGGCTTCGGGGTTGCCGACGGGGCAGATTGCCCTGGCCGGAGTCTTGATCGGCGTCACGCTGGGCGCCTCGGTCCTCCGCGATCTGCTCCAGCGCGACACCGATCGGCCGCAGCCCTCGCCGATCAGTCTCATGATCCGGGCCTACGGTCGGGTGATGCTGCTGCATGTGGTTTTGATCTTCGGCGGGTTCGCCATCATGCTCCTCGGATCACCGACCCCGGCGCTGGTCTTGCTCATCGGCTTGAAGACCGCCGCCGAGCTGCTGGCCGCCAATCGGCTCGACGCTCCGCCCTCTTCGGCCTAAACCGAACGTGGTACGCTCCAACCGTCTCCCCCTTGCCGACGAGCCCTCCGCCCATGACCTTCGTCAAAGAAACCCGGATCGCCGCGTCTCCCGAAGCCGTCTTCGCGTTCCACGAAAGCCCGGGAGCGTTGCAACGCCTCATTCCTCCCTGGGAACACGTCCACGTCGAGCAGCAGGCCGACTCGATCAAGCCGGGGGCTCGGGTCGTTCTGGTGTCGAAGGTCGGCCCCGTCCCCATGCGATGGGTCGCCGAGCATACCGAGTACGAGCCTCCGCACCGCTTTGCCGACCGCCAGGTTTCCGGCCCCTTCGCCCGCTGGTACCACGTTCACTCGTTTCTTGACGACGGGCAGGGGGGCACGATCCTCCGCGACGAGGTCGAGTACGAGCCTCCGATGGGCCTGCTCGGCCGTTTGTTCGGCGACAACATCATCCGCCACAAACTTCAAAAAATGTTTGACTACCGGCACGACGTCACCAAGCGCATCGTCGAATCCGGCGAGTTCAACCCGACCGGCTGAAGCCGGACTCCTGACCGCAAGACGAATGCGATCGAAAGAGGATCGCCTGAGTGGCCCGTCGTTACGAGTCGACTCAGGCGTCCTCCGAAGCACCAGGGCTAGCGTCACGCAAAAGGCGTCGCGTCAATTGGCGAGGGGCACAAGCTGCCGGGCGTGCCAGATCAGCGGGCTGGACAGGCTGGGAACAGCCGCGGCGCTGTTCATGGCGGCCTGGCTGAGAATCCTCTGCGCCCGGGCACTGTTCGGGCCGTTGCCGGCCGCGACCTGTTCGAGCAGCGACCGATGCGCCCACGAGATCGGCAGCGCCGGCGGCCTCGGCACGGTCGAGCCCCGTGAGGCGGGGCCAGACCGATCCGCACCGCCTCTCGCCCGAAGGTCGTCACGTACGAACCATCCGGACTGTTCCCCACGATCGGGTTGCCACAGATGTCCTCGACTCCCGAGATCACCAGCTGGTAGCGGTCATGCACGTTCAAGAGCCGAGTGGGGAAGAGCGTGACCGTCTGGGTGAACGGGTCGTAAACCACCTCCTTGAGGCTCAGCGGGATCAGCACCCCCGGACGGTGGGGCGCGAACATCGACAATTGATAGTTCGCCGCGTTGCTGGCCGTTGCCGGGTCAAGGGCTCCGTTGAAGGAGACGACAATCCGAGTCGGCTCGTGGTGGACCCCCTCCCGCACAAGGCCCGTGACACCGAGAGGTCACCAATGGGCAGAAACCCCCTCTCTCGGCCGATTCCGCCCCTCGTCGCGGCCGTGATCCCGATTGATGGAGGTCTTTCCAAACCGATTCTTCAAACCATTGAGGCGAAACATGGTGACGTAACTCCATCTACGCTCGGGTGTCGAACAAGAAGGAACGAACGCACCTCTTTTGGAGGACGACCCAGCATCGGATCTCCCCGCTCACCAGGCCATCATTGCATTCAACGTGTCGCGAGGCTCTTGCCCGGCCCCAGAACTTCGATTCGGGCCTCGTCGCCCGACGAAAAGAATATGCGGCCGTCCCTCCGCACTTACCTCTTTTATTCAACACCAAGGAACCGAGTCGAGATCCTCCTGGCCTGTGAATTCAAAATATCAAGAGAATCCGCGGAGCAAGTTTGAGGCCGATCGGCCCCGTCTTGATTCAGGACAGTTCCCTCAGCGCTGGCTGCCTCGAACCGTCGGCCTGCGTCGTGTGTCCGAACCCTTTGCAGTCCTGACCCCGATCAAGGGAGCCCCAACCGCATGCCCTTGCGAGAACTCGACCTCAATTTTTCCCCGTGGAACGCGAAGATCATCTCAAGTCCGGGTGTGCCGGGGATCGATTGGTGAAATTTGTGGTCTTCGATGTTCGGTCGAAGCAGGGTACAATGAGTTGGACCCAGGCAGAACGATCGGCAATGCGGCGGCCAGGCGTCTCGAATCGGATCGAACGCGACTCCGTCGATGACCGGCGAGTCCAGAGCGGATCGCAACCTATGCCTGCGAGGACACAATGCCCCCGGTGCGAGACGGTGCTGAACGTTCCCGTCGGCGCCGAGGGGAAAAAATTGAAGTGTCCCCGATGCACCACGACCTTCCGGGTCGGCGATGCCGGGTCAACGGCCAGACCCTCTCAACCGAGCGTGGACACGGCGACAGCGGTTTCTTCCCCCTCCTCGAACCACGTTCCCCGTCGGCCCCCGTCCGACTCGGACGCTCCAGGGCGGCCCGCCGTCCCTCCCGTCTCCTCGCGCCGCCCCCCTTCAGACGACGACGAGCCGGATCTGCCCGTCATCTCCGGAGACCTGCGCGACCAGTTCAACCTGCCGCTCCTGTTTGAGGAAGACGAGGACCGTCCGGCCAGCCCGCCGAAACCGTCTCCTCCGAAGCCGAAACCGGCTGAGCCCCCCGCGCAGCCCCCCTCCTCGGGAGTCTTCCCGACCGCTCCGGCCGAGGGGCCTTCTCCCTACGCCGAGGCCGACGCCGCCGGCCTGATCGAGGATGACGAGCCCGTACGCCCCCGCCGCAAGACCGGGGCCGAGGCCCGCTTCACCACCCGACGCTGCTCCTGCGGCGGCGTCGTCCCGGCCGGCATGTCGATCTGCCCCCGATGCCACACCGACATCGAAACCGGGCAACGCGACGAGGAGTTCGACCTGCTCGACGAACCCCCGCCGCTTCCTCCCCCGCCGACCCCGTTCGGCGTCCTGATCGTCGGCTTCACCTCCGCCCTCGTCGGCGCCGGCCTGGCGATCGCCTCGATCGCGCTTTATTTCGTGCAAAGTGGGCTCCCCTATCGGTGGGGGTTCCTCTTGCTGGCGGCCGTCAGTGCCTTCGGGGTGTTCGCCGCCGTTCGACTGATCCGCAACCGATCGGCCCGGTTCCTGATCGCCGCCCTGATCCTCGGCGGCCTGGTCGATGTCGTCGCCCTGATCGTCATGCCGATCGCCCTGGCCTCGTCGGCTCCCGTCGATTCGTTCCAGGTCGCCCGCCCCTCCTCCGACGATTCCGCCCCGGTCGTCGACACCGTCCTCGTCCCCCGAATCGTCCCCCTGACCGAGCGGATCGCCTGGGACAAGGTCAACCTTGGCCTGGCCATCCTCGCCGTCACCGTCACCGTCTCCATCTACCTCACCTCTCCCACCGTCCGCCGCTACACCCAGCGCCGCTAGCGAGACCTTGACCGCACCGGCGGGTTCACCACCTTCGCCTACGACCACCGCAACCGCCTGACCGGCGTGGTCCGCACCGACGCCTCGGGCGCCGAGACCGCCCGCGTCAGCTACTCCTACGACGCCCTGGACCGCCGCATCCGCGTCCAGGCCGACGCCGACGGGGCCGGCCCCGGGGCGCCCGCGACCACCTGGACGGTCTACGACGACCCGCACGCCTATGCCGACTTCGACGGCTCCGGCACGCTGCAAACCCGCTACCTGCACGGGCCGGCCGTGGACATGCTCCTGGCCCGCACCTCGGCGGCCGGCACCTCCGCCTGGTACCTGACCGACCGCCTCGGCAGCGTCCGCGACCTGGCCAGCACCTCGGGCACGGTGATCAACCACGTCGCCTACGACGGCTTCGGGAAGGTGCTCAGCGAGTCCAGCCCAGCCCACGGCGACCGCTTCAAGTTCACCGGCCGCGAGCAGGACGCCGTCACCGGCCTGCAGTACAACCGCGCCCGCTACTACGACGCGGCGATCGGCCGCTGGACGCAGGAGGACCCCATCGGCTTCGCCGCGGGCGACGCCAACCTGTATCGCTACGTCGGCAACGGCCCGACGAACTTCGTCGATCCCGACGGGTTGCAGAAGCGCTACTGGGGGCAATCGCTCGTCGAGGCGGGCCGGTGGTCCTGGGATGTCGGGTCCGCCGGCGCCTTGGGGGCGCTCCAGGGCGTGGCCAACCTCGCCAATGGGGTGACAGATGTCGCCGCCGAAACGGGCAACATGCTCATCGACCATTCAGTGCCGGGAAGGCACATTATCTCGCGATGGGTACCCTGCGTGGGATATGATATACCCTCGCCCGACTGGAGCCGGGACCTCATCGTCCACGAGAGCGAGACGTGCCACAACATCAGTAAATTCTCCGGTGGAACGGGTTTGACGTTTCTCGTCTCCGCTCCGAACGGGGTCCGGAGCGTCGCGGGTCGTATCGTTCCCTGGGCGGGAAAAGCAAGGCATTCCCTCGCTCCAACCAGAAATTTCGCAAAATACGGTAGTGCCCAACAACGCCAGACAGTGTTAAATCAGGCAAGGGCCACAGGAACGCTTAGTGAAGCTAAAGGGGTTGTAAATTCGTTCCGAGAGATGAAGCGGCTCGGTTACGAATTGCAGGATGTTTCCTTGCGATACAGAGGCAATCAAGGCTTGGATTTAATTTTCCACAACGGCAGTCGCCATGCAGTCGTTGAGGCAAAGCACGGCAAATCTTTGTCACTCCTGAAAACGGACAAAGGTTGCTTGCGTCAAGGAAGTCTCGATTATAACATTAGTCGACTTGAACGTTACATTCAATACGGTGACGGAACCCACAACCACTTGGCCAACCAACTGCTTAACGAAGCGTACATCGGGCAGTTGGAGAGCTTCGGAACCTTCTACCGTAGCGGTCGAGTGCTGGAGCTGCCAATTGGCTGGCCGAATGTTCCTCCAATTCGTAGGTGACTTGAATCATGGCATTGAAACCGTCTGAAATGGTTAGCTTCTTCGGGGAGCAGACCAAACGCACAAGACTAGGCATGGCGGCAGCACAGTCGTCGGGAAACTACCAATTGGCTGCAATGAATTGCCGCCAAGCGTTTAAATGTCGCTTAATGAAAAGTCTCATTGAATGGCGAATGGGAATTGATCCATCAGATTCGCTATCTGAGGTCGTAGAGGGTTTTGTTGAGGACTGGGCGATAGTATTGGCAGTCGGTGCTGATGATGCCGATTCTGGTGATGTGCCTGCTGAACGAGTGGCATTTGTTGCATATTTGGTTGGCAAGCCGCGTTCCATTGACGTATTAAGTGCCAATTTTGAATGTGATCGCCTGTTGGACCTCGTTCTAGGAAATTGGCTATTCAGTTCTTGGGATTGTGAGTTATGGGAGAAGGGGATGAAACAACTTCGTCAGGCAGGCAGTGATTTGGCAGTGCGAACATATGAGCTATACAAAGCCATTACCAATGCGGCGGCGTCAGACTTGCCAGCACTGTCGCAAGAAGGCGAAAGTCTCTTTGCAAAGAGAAAGGCTGATGGTTTCTTCAGGGGCGGCGATCAGACCGAAGGCGGTGGTGATGACAACAATATTACCATTGATTACCGTCTCGCAGCCATATTGAAGCGTTCAGGCTTCGTAGATGAAGAACGTGTTCATGTTTGGAAATGGTAAATTCCTTAGCGTCTAATTTTAATTTATATGCTTGAATGAGATAATTACAAGTAATTGATGATTCGTCCTGACCCCAGTTCATGATTCGAGAGCCTTCTGCCCGACCGCCGGGGTCAGGATGATCCTAGCCACCGCAACCTCCTGCCAGGCGCCGAGACCGCCCGCGTCAGCTACTCCTACGACGCCCTGGACCGCCGCATCCGCGTCCAGGCCGACGCCGACGGGGCCGGCCCCGGGGCGCCCGCGACCACCTGGACGGTCTACGACGGCCCGCACGCCTATGCCGACTTCGACGGCTCCGGCACGCTGCAAACCCGCGACCTGCACGGGCCGGCCGTGGACATGCTCCTGGCCCGCACCTCCGCGGCCGGCACCTCACGGTTCAGGTAGCCCAACTCAAACGGTCTTTCCAACGCCGTTGCCACGAAATTAGGAGAACGGACGATGTACGAACATCTTGAATCTTTGCGGCCGGAACATGGCCAACTGTTTGCATCACTCACACCCCGTAGCGATTCTGAAGTTCAAGCCGTGAGCGATGCTCACCCTTCCTGCCCCGACGAGTACCTTCGATTCCTTCGTGAGCGCGGCACAGGACCGTTGATTGACAAGGGAGAGCATTTTGTTTTTGAAGATCGATTGGTAAGTGCGGAACATGACTACTTCCAAGATCGGCAAATCTACGATCAAGGAGCCAAAGGAGACATACTGATTTTTGGTTGGGAAAGCATGGGTACGGCTTACGGCTTCGATACCGGCGACGACTGGCAGCTTGTCGAGATTGACGAATACCGAACCGTCACAAAGTTAGGCCTTACCTTCAAGCAGTTCGTGGAAGGGATGTCGGTCTGTTATCCACAAATTCCGATGAAGTACGATTCGGGAAAGTGGGAAGACGGCGTAAAACGACAATATGCGGCGGGGTGGCTAGGGTCATCCTGACCCCAGTCCGTGAGTCGAGAGCCTTCCGCACGCCCGCCGGGGTCAGGATGATCCCAGCCACCGCGGGGTGGCCCGGACAACGGCACGTTGAGGGTGTCCGATAATTCATTGACATAAGGGCTTGAAACTTCTTCGGTTGAGGTTGTCGTCCCCACGACAAACCGGCCCGAAGGAGGTCCAAGCCCAGGGGGCCGAAAACGGGGACATTCTGAATATCGTCATTTGTCGTAGGCCAAAGCCCGCCTCATCCCCACCTGCGGCCTCGGCCTGAGCAGGGCCCGCCGCGGCGGCGACCACCTGGACGGTCTACGACGGCCCGCACGCCTATGCCGACTTCGACGGCTCCGGCACGCTGCAAACCCGCTACCTGCACGGCCCGGCCGTGGACATGCTCCTGGCACGCACCTCGGCGGCCGGCACCTCGGCCTGGTACCTGACCGACCGCCTCGGCAGCGTCCGCGACCTGGCCAGCACCTCCGGCTCCGTGATCAACCACGTCGCCTACGACGGCTTCGGCCGGGTGCTCAGCGAGTCCAACCCGGCCCACGGCGATCGCTTCAAGTTCACCGGACGCGAGCATGATGCCGTCACCGGCCTGCAATCCAACCGCGCGGGGTGGCCCGGCCGGAACACGACAATCGCGGTTCAGCGCGGGAGCATTGCGGGGCGAGGGGAGTGCCATGCCCTCGCCGCCCCAGGCCAGGCACCCGCAGCGATCCCGAGCGACTCAGCCCGCCGACGCCTCCGGCAATCGCCCTCCGGGGGCGAGCGGAAGTGCTCGAATCCGCCGGCCGGTGGCGGCGAAGATCGCGTTGCCGAGGGCCGGGGCGATGGCCACGATCGGCGTCTCGCCACCACCGGCGGAGGGAAGGTCGGGCCGATCGACGAGGACAACCTCGACGCGATCGAAGACGTCGCTGAGGCGGGGGACTCGGTAGCGGGAGAAGCGGTCGTTGAGAATTCGACCGTCCTCGAACGTAATCGCCTCGAACAGGGCACCGCCAATGCCCTGGACCACCGACCCGCTGACCTGGTTGGTCAGGTGCAGCGGGTTGACAATCGCGCCGCACTCAAACGCGGTCAGGGTTCGGACGATCTCGACCCGGCCCGAATCGTCGACAGCCACCTCGGCGCACGAGGCGACATGCCCCCCTTTCTCCATTCCGCAGGCCAGGCCGATGCCGTGGCCAGGCTCGGGACGAGATCCTTCCCAGCCGAACCGCTCGGCGGCGGCGTCGAGCACGGCCCGGACCCGATCCTGATTCAGGTTCTTCCGGCGGAAGTCCAGCGGGTCCATGCCGAGGGCGTGGGCCAGCTCGTCGATGATCGACTCGCGGGCGAAGTGGTTCGCCGTCGCCGCGAGCGCCCGATACGACCCCTGCCGCAGCGGTGAATCGGCCCGAATGAAGGCGATGTCACGCTCGGCGATCGCATAAGGCGGCTCGATCCCCGAGCCTCCCGAGTTGTAATTCGTGAATTCCCAGGCGGAGAGGGTTCCGTCCTTTGTGGCCCCGGCTCGCGCCTCGATCAATCCGGCCGGGCGGAAGTAGGCCCAGGTGAATTCCTCGGATCGGGTCCAGACAAGCTTGACCGGCCTGCCAACCGCTCGGGCCAGGCGAGCGGCCTCGACCGCCGCGTCTCCGGTGTGCTTGCCGCCGTAGCCGCTGCCGGTGTCGGGCACGATCACGCGGACCTGATCTTCGGCCAGGCCGAAGGCGGCCATCAGTTCCTCACGCACCCCGAACGGCCGCTGCGTGCCGGTCCAGACGGTCAGGCGGTCGCCGTCCCACTCGGCCACCGCGGCTCGGGGCTCCAGCGGGGCGTGGGCGATGGGAGCGATCGTGTAGCTTGCTTCGATCACCACGTCGGCCTTGCTGAGCGCCTGGGCGAGCGGGCCGGAATCGTCCCTCCCGCGCCTGTCTTCGGCCGTACGCTTGAAATGATCATAAAGCGTCTGATGGGTCAGCAGATCCCCTTGCGGCATCGTCCACTCGGCCCTGATGGCCTCCAGGGCTCGCTCGGCCATCGGTTCGTCGGGAGCGACGACGCCAATGAAATCCCCATCACGGACGACCGTTACGCCGTCGATCGCTTCGGCATTCGAAGCGTCGACGCCCGGCTTCAACGAGGCGCCGAAGGCCGGCGGTCGGAGGACCTTGCCGCGGAGCATCCCCGGCCGCTCAATGTCCGACGCATACCGATGCCGTCCCGTAACGAAGTCGCGGCCGTTGGCTTTCGGGGCGTCTTGCCCGGCGACCTCCCAGCGATCGCGGGGCCTCGGCGTGTCGTCCTCCTCGATCGCCTCGACGAGCCGCCTCCCGTGCGTCAACTCACCAAAACCGATCGACCGGCCCGACGGCGGATGCGTCAGCGCTCCCTCGGCCAGTTCGATCTCCGAGCGATCCACCCCCCACTGTTCGGCCGCCAGACCGACGAGAATCGACCGCGCCGCCGACGCGGCCCGGCGTAGTTGCGGGGCCATTGTCGGCGTCGTCCGGCTGCCGAAGGTCCCGCGATCATACGGCACGCGGTCGGTGTCTCCCATGACCATCGCCACGGCCCCAACCGGCACGCGAAGCTCATCAGCGACGGCCTGTGCCAGCGACGTCCGGGCGTTCTGGCCCACCTCGACCTTGCCCGTGAAGGCGGTGATGCCGCCGTCCTCGCCAATCTTGAGCCAGGCGCCGATCTCTCTCGGCTCGGCTCCCGATCCGCCGCCGCTCTGCCCTCGACCTCGGCGAGCCTCTTGCGCCTCGGCCCGGCCCAGCAAGCAGAGCACCACCAGACCGCCGCCGAGCGACCGGAGAAAATCGCGCCGATCCAGCTCAATCGACGCCAGCCCCGACAGCAGCTCGTAACGTTCCGGCTCCAGTTCGAATTCCAACTCGCCAAACGTCGGATGATCGGTGTTCCTGTTCATTGGTCATCTCCCTTCATCCGATCGGCGGCCTGGCGAACCGCGGCGAGAATCTGCGGATACGTCCCGCACCGGCAGAGGTTGCGGTCGAGCCCCCTGGCAATCGTCTCCGGGGTCGGGTTCGGGTCGTTCTGCAACATGACCGTTGCGGCCATGATCATCCCCGACGTGCAGTAGCCGCATTGCAGGGCATCGCAATCGAGAAACGCCTGCTGGACCGGGTGCAGCGTGCCATCATCGCCTTCCAGCCCTTCGATGGTCGTGATCTCCCGATCGGCCACCGCGCGGAGCCGAACCACACACGACCGCGCGGCCATGCCGTCGATGATGACCGAGCACGCGCCGCATTGCCCTTCGCCGCAGCCGTACTTGCTGCCGGTCAGGCCCAGCTCGTCCCGCAGCACGCCGAGCAACGGGCGATCCGGCTCGGCCGCGACGCTGCGCAGCTGGCCATTGATGCGAAGTTCCAAGGTGGGGGGCATCGGGGCCTCCTCAACGGTTTGCGGCTGGCAATCCGATGGAACCGACCGGGCAAGCGACTGCTCAGAACCGGCCGAGGGGACGACTTTCCGATCGTAACGCCCCGAAGACATTCCGGTCGAGCAACCTTCTGATCCGTTGCCCGTTTTCGTCGGGTGCCGTCGAGTCCTCGAAGACACCCGACCGGAGTGACTTCGCAATCCTTCCTGCCCGATTCATCCCGGCCGTTGCCCGAGCAGGTGAACGGATGGTAAACTGTATGACATCGCTTCCAAAGGGCGTGCTTCGGCCTGCCCTCGGGGACCGTGCGGAACGGTCGCCCGGCATCGCTCACCACGAAGTCGAAGAGGAGGATCTCAAGATGCCCCCGATCCGACTGAATCGCCGTCACTTCCTCGGTTGCTCGGCCGCCGCCGGCTGGGCGATCTCGCAAGGCAAGGACGTCGAGGGAGCGATGAACCTGCCCCCCGTCCGCCTCGGCCTGATCGGCCTCGGCAACCGCGGCACGAACCTCCTGCGGTCGGCCCTCGACCTCCCCGAGGCCGAAATCATCGCCCTGGCCGACGTCGAGGAACGCCACCGCCGCCGCGCCCAGGGAATTGCCGAAAAAGCCCGCAACCGTCGTCCCGACGCCTACGCCGATCCGCTCGAACTCCTCGCCCGAGACGACCTCGACGCCGTCCTCATCGCCGTGCCCAACGACCGGCACGCGACCTTGAACCGCGCCGCTCTCGACGCCGGCAAGCACCTGTATGCGGAGAAACCCCTCGGCCTCGATCTGCCCGAGTGCGACGCCCTCATCGCCGCCTCGGCCTCCCGGCCCGATCAAATCGTCCACGTCGGCTTCCAGCGCCGCTCGAACCCACGATTCCGCGAGGGGGTGGACCTGATCCGATCCGGCGACCTCGGCACCCCTCTTGAAGCCCGAAGCTCCTGGACCAGCAGCAACGGCCCGGTCGACGGCCACGACAACTGGCTCTCGCACCGTGAGCGCTCTGGCGACTGGATGATCGAGCAGGGGGTGCACATCTGGGACTGGCTCCACTGGGTCGCCGACGGCCCCCCGGCCCGCGCCTGCGGCTTCGGCCGCCGCGACGTCTTCGCCGAGCTTCAGCCCGACCGCGACGTGACCGACCACTATTCCGTCACCCTCGAATGGCCGAACGGCTTCCACGCCTCGTTCGTGCATAGCTGGGTCGATCCGGCCGACGACGCCTTCACCGGCATCTCCCAACGCATCGTCGGCACCGCCGGCGGCTTCGACTTCGGCACCGGCACCGCCACTTTCCGCGATCGCTCCCTCCCCCGCCGCTCGATCCACCCCGGCAACCTCCCCGACACCCGCTTCGCCCTCTCCGCCTTCCTCGTCGCCATCCGCTCCCCCGAGCCGATCGCCCCCCCCGTCACCTTGCACGATGCCCGCCTCGCCACCCTGACCGGCCTTCTGGTTCGGCAGGCGGTCGACGAGCGACGGGTCGTCACGCTTGATGAGATCGAGGCCCCCTCGATCGCCTGACCTCGGGGCCTCGCCCATGGCACACAACGATCCTCCGTCGTGGCCCTGGTATCTCTGGCCGCTGGCGCCGATCGTCCTTCTCCTCTTGCCCCTGGCGGTCCTCCTTTCCATTCCCTTCGCTTATGCATTGATGGTCCTCAATGCGATGATCGAGCGGCGCTTTCGCCGCAAGATGAACGCGCAAGGCCGTTTCCTCTCCTGGGACGACCTGACCCCGGCCCTGAACGACGGCTCCGGCACCCTGATCATCGAGCAGGCGAACAAATTGCCGGTGCGCGTCTGGTGGACCCCCGACGACGTCCTGGCAATCGCCCCGTGCCCGCCCCCGGAAGACGAGCAACTTCAATGCGACGCCATCTCGCCCCCGACGACTCCCCACCCGTTCGTCTCCTGGTGCCATCAGCACTACACGCATGAAAAAACAGGCACGGCCCTGCTGACGCTCCCGACCCTCGAATTGCCCCCCGGCCTGTTCTTCGCCCCGTTCTTCCGGGAGCAATTCCCCCGCCTTTCGGTCCTCGACACCGTCTTTTGTTGAGAACCACCCCCCAACCAGCCGATCCCAACCCGGTTGCCAACCCCTTCCCCTTTCCCCTCATCCGTGTTCAATCCGTGTTTCATCCGTGGCTGAAATTCCCTCCCGTCTCTTGCCCCCTCCCCCTCGCCCCTCCCTCTCCCGATCGGTTAACATGATCCGTTGGCAGTCTCGTTCGTTCGACGGGCTCCCTGGGCCGCGCCGCGGCCGATCGTGCCTGGCGAGCGACCGATCCACCTGAACCAATCCGCCACGTCCGGAGTGATTTCTCGATGACCGACAAGAAAACGACGGTAAACCGCCGCGGCTTCCTTCAGACCTCCGGCCTGGCCGCCGGCGCCGCCACGGCCGTGGGAGCCTTCCCGCACCCGGCGATCGGTGAAGTCAAGGGGGCCAACGAGCGCCTGAACGTCGCCATCATCGGCCCCGGCGGTCGGGCCCAGGGCCACATCCGCCACCTCCAGGAGCTCGGCGACGAGGCGAACGTCAAGATCGCCGCCGTCTGCGACGTCTGGGACGGCAACAAGGACGTCGGCCGCGGCCTCTACCCCTCGGCCGAGAAGTGCGGCCTGAACGTCGACGACAAGAAGAACGTCACCAAGAACTACCGCACGCTGCTCGACCGCGACGACATCG
The DNA window shown above is from Tautonia marina and carries:
- a CDS encoding DUF6498-containing protein, whose protein sequence is MAAAASKPHPAAILIENGAPLVGVLFFGWSVAPVMVVYWIENGLRGLETAVRMLLASGPVTSMTGLLPGLLQHRLESIARQARAANPEGDASLSPAEPAEPAEPVSRPPIASLPAIGLAGRVGMVLFFLVHYGLFWVVHGVFVFVLFVNWGPAGGFGGFSGMGGGAAASGLPTGQIALAGVLIGVTLGASVLRDLLQRDTDRPQPSPISLMIRAYGRVMLLHVVLIFGGFAIMLLGSPTPALVLLIGLKTAAELLAANRLDAPPSSA
- a CDS encoding SRPBCC family protein, with amino-acid sequence MTFVKETRIAASPEAVFAFHESPGALQRLIPPWEHVHVEQQADSIKPGARVVLVSKVGPVPMRWVAEHTEYEPPHRFADRQVSGPFARWYHVHSFLDDGQGGTILRDEVEYEPPMGLLGRLFGDNIIRHKLQKMFDYRHDVTKRIVESGEFNPTG
- a CDS encoding MJ0042-type zinc finger domain-containing protein, with the protein product MPARTQCPRCETVLNVPVGAEGKKLKCPRCTTTFRVGDAGSTARPSQPSVDTATAVSSPSSNHVPRRPPSDSDAPGRPAVPPVSSRRPPSDDDEPDLPVISGDLRDQFNLPLLFEEDEDRPASPPKPSPPKPKPAEPPAQPPSSGVFPTAPAEGPSPYAEADAAGLIEDDEPVRPRRKTGAEARFTTRRCSCGGVVPAGMSICPRCHTDIETGQRDEEFDLLDEPPPLPPPPTPFGVLIVGFTSALVGAGLAIASIALYFVQSGLPYRWGFLLLAAVSAFGVFAAVRLIRNRSARFLIAALILGGLVDVVALIVMPIALASSAPVDSFQVARPSSDDSAPVVDTVLVPRIVPLTERIAWDKVNLGLAILAVTVTVSIYLTSPTVRRYTQRR
- a CDS encoding RHS repeat-associated core domain-containing protein; its protein translation is MVRTDASGAETARVSYSYDALDRRIRVQADADGAGPGAPATTWTVYDDPHAYADFDGSGTLQTRYLHGPAVDMLLARTSAAGTSAWYLTDRLGSVRDLASTSGTVINHVAYDGFGKVLSESSPAHGDRFKFTGREQDAVTGLQYNRARYYDAAIGRWTQEDPIGFAAGDANLYRYVGNGPTNFVDPDGLQKRYWGQSLVEAGRWSWDVGSAGALGALQGVANLANGVTDVAAETGNMLIDHSVPGRHIISRWVPCVGYDIPSPDWSRDLIVHESETCHNISKFSGGTGLTFLVSAPNGVRSVAGRIVPWAGKARHSLAPTRNFAKYGSAQQRQTVLNQARATGTLSEAKGVVNSFREMKRLGYELQDVSLRYRGNQGLDLIFHNGSRHAVVEAKHGKSLSLLKTDKGCLRQGSLDYNISRLERYIQYGDGTHNHLANQLLNEAYIGQLESFGTFYRSGRVLELPIGWPNVPPIRR